AAAAGTAATCCGATGAGTGGCCAAACTCATGCGCGGATTGCTTTTTTCTTTATTGTAGCAAGAAAATTAGTGTAGCAAATGGCACCATTGTGAAGCTAGAGGTGACGTGTCGGGTATGAAAAAATGATCATAGATCCCACCCCCACCCATTGTTCAACTTTACAAAGCTGGCACATCGAAACGTGGTTGGTTTTAAAGTGAGTCAAACATATTTCCAAAACAGTCCTTGACAACGGTTGCAATTTATCTTTTAATAGTAAAAGAGAATTTAACTTAAACGTTTAAGAAAAAACACAATAAGACGTTTAGTGGTTCTTTACTTAAATCTCTGTAATTCATTTGGAGAAATGTTAAGATTTACATGGAGTGATCTTGAAATTTATTATAAAGGATAATAGTGATTGTGAAAAAAAAGAAACCAACACTTTATGATGTTGCACAAAGAGCTAATGTATCCATTGCGACGGTTTCTAATGTCTTGAACAACAAGAGTGAGGCTAGTGAAAAAACAGTTCAGCGAGTCCAACAGGCTATCAAAGAGCTTGGTTATTCGCGGAATGAATCCGCTCGGAGTTTAAAGAGCGGTGATAGTAAGCTGATTGGACTCATTGTTCCAGATAACAACCCTTTTTTCACCGAAATCCTAAGCGGGATTCAAGAGGAGTGCCAGCATTACGATTGGCAAGTTGTTGTTGCCAACTCAGAGGAAAGTGAGCTACGGCAAAACCAATTGATTGAGCTCTTAATGGCGCAACAAGTTAGTGGGATGATTGTCGCTCCGGTGACCGATCAATTAAACCCTTTAGCAAGGAAAAGAGACACCCCAATCGTTCTCGTTGACCGTGAGATCGAGCAGCTTCAGTTGCCAGTTGTGAAAGCGGATAATATTGACGGAAGCTACAAGGCAACTAAGAGACTTTTGTCAAACGGGCATAAACGAATAGGTATTATTTTAGCTTCTCCAGGGATTAGTACAACAATACAACGGCGTCAAGGCTATGTCGAAGCTCTACATCATATGAACATCGGGGTAGACGAAGATTTAATACGCTTTGGTGGAAGTTATAAAGGAACAAATGCCCAAATCAACGGTGGTTATCAATCTGTCATGGACATGATGAACTTGCCGTCCCCGCCAACGGCTATTTTTGCGACAAACCATTTACTAATGATTGGTGCGGTCAAAGCGTTGAAAGAGTTACGCTTGAAAATACCAGCAGATATTAGTTTTATTGGGTTTGACGACCATCCTTGGCAGCAGATCAGTGAGCCATCATTTACGATTGTGTCACAGCCTGCGTTCGAGATGGGCAGACAAGCGATTCATGCATTGCACAAATTTAAACGACATCAAGAAATCAGTACAACGTCTTTGCCATTGCAGCTAGTATTGCGAGAGTCGTGTGGAACGCCTAGATGAAGTTCCACCGGCTTCTTTACAGCATAAAAACTTAAACGTTTAAGTTTCGGAGGTGGTTTTATGAGCAATCATCAAATGTTAGTAGAAATGAAAGGGGTTTCGAAATTCTTTAATGGCGTGAAGGCCATTCATAACGTTCATTTAAAGATACGTAAAGGGTCGGTTCATGCCTTAATGGGGGAGAACGGCGCAGGTAAGTCGACAACAATGAAAATCCTATCCGGTATTTATAAGCCAACGTCCGGCACGATTGAGCTGGAAGGAAAAGAAATTCACCTAAATCATCCGAAAGCCGCCCTTGATCATGGTATTGCAATGATTCACCAAGAGCTCAGTCCTATTCAGGAAATGACTGTAGCTGAAAATATCTTTTTAGGTCGTGAGCCCCTATACCCAAAGACACCATTAATTCATTATCAAAAAATGTACAGGGAAACGAAAGCGATGATTGAGGATCTTGGGTTATCGATCCATCCAAAAAAGAAGATGAAGGAGCTTAGTGTTTCTGAAATTCAAATGGTGGAAATCGTGAAAGCGGTTGCCTATGATTCCAAAGTGATAATTATGGATGAACCGACGTCCTCTCTAGCAGATAAAGAAGTTGAGCAGTTATTTAGGATCATTAACCGTTTAAAAGCAGACGGAAAAGGAATTATTTACATTTCACACAAGATGGATGAAATCTTTCAAATTGCTGATGACATCACTGTGTTTCGCGATGGTGAATACATCACGACAAATCCGGCAAGTAAGCTTACTGAAGAAACATTAATTCAACAAATGGTCGGACGAGAACTCAAAGACATCTTTCCGGCGAGAACACCGACTGCCCATGAAGACATTGCTCTGGAAGTTAAACAAATGACAGCACAAGGGTATTTTGAGAACGTTAGTTTTCACTTGAAAAAAGGAGAAATTTTAAGTTTAACCGGGCTGATGGGTGCTGGGAGAACAGAGGTTGTGAAAGCCATTTTTGGGATGATTTCGCTTGAGCGAGGGTCAATTGAAATCAATGGAGCACCGGTAAAGATCAAAAATCCGAAAGACGCGATTAAGCAAGGCATTGCTTTTGTCACTGAAGATCGTAAAGAAGAAGGCTTAGTGCTCCCGTTGTCCGTCAAGAAAAATATGACTCTACCTACGCTTGATCACATCTCGGCTGGTCCAATGGTAAAGGGCAAAGTAGAAAATCGCGTGGCAGATGAGATGATCGAGCAGCTTCGTATTAAAACGTACAGTAAAAATCAGTTCGTTGAAACGTTGAGCGGGGGAAATCAACAAAAGGTTGTCATTGCCAAATGGCTATTAACGAAGCCAAAA
The sequence above is drawn from the Litoribacterium kuwaitense genome and encodes:
- a CDS encoding sugar ABC transporter ATP-binding protein produces the protein MSNHQMLVEMKGVSKFFNGVKAIHNVHLKIRKGSVHALMGENGAGKSTTMKILSGIYKPTSGTIELEGKEIHLNHPKAALDHGIAMIHQELSPIQEMTVAENIFLGREPLYPKTPLIHYQKMYRETKAMIEDLGLSIHPKKKMKELSVSEIQMVEIVKAVAYDSKVIIMDEPTSSLADKEVEQLFRIINRLKADGKGIIYISHKMDEIFQIADDITVFRDGEYITTNPASKLTEETLIQQMVGRELKDIFPARTPTAHEDIALEVKQMTAQGYFENVSFHLKKGEILSLTGLMGAGRTEVVKAIFGMISLERGSIEINGAPVKIKNPKDAIKQGIAFVTEDRKEEGLVLPLSVKKNMTLPTLDHISAGPMVKGKVENRVADEMIEQLRIKTYSKNQFVETLSGGNQQKVVIAKWLLTKPKILILDEPTRGVDIGAKTEIYKLMDELTKEGYSIMMISSEMPEVLGMSDRILVLSEGRVTGELNRGEATQEKILELATANKIGG
- a CDS encoding LacI family DNA-binding transcriptional regulator, which codes for MKKKKPTLYDVAQRANVSIATVSNVLNNKSEASEKTVQRVQQAIKELGYSRNESARSLKSGDSKLIGLIVPDNNPFFTEILSGIQEECQHYDWQVVVANSEESELRQNQLIELLMAQQVSGMIVAPVTDQLNPLARKRDTPIVLVDREIEQLQLPVVKADNIDGSYKATKRLLSNGHKRIGIILASPGISTTIQRRQGYVEALHHMNIGVDEDLIRFGGSYKGTNAQINGGYQSVMDMMNLPSPPTAIFATNHLLMIGAVKALKELRLKIPADISFIGFDDHPWQQISEPSFTIVSQPAFEMGRQAIHALHKFKRHQEISTTSLPLQLVLRESCGTPR